A genomic window from Lotus japonicus ecotype B-129 chromosome 1, LjGifu_v1.2 includes:
- the LOC130744710 gene encoding LOW QUALITY PROTEIN: acetyl-coenzyme A carboxylase carboxyl transferase subunit beta, chloroplastic-like (The sequence of the model RefSeq protein was modified relative to this genomic sequence to represent the inferred CDS: inserted 2 bases in 1 codon), whose protein sequence is MNICEHCGYHLKMSSSDRIELSIDPGTWNPMDEDMISVDPIEFHSEEEPYKDRIDSYKKTTGLTEAVQTGTGHLNGILVTIGIMDFEFMGGSMGSVVGXKITQLVEYATNQLLPLIVVCASGGARMQEGSLSLMQMAKISSALYDYQLNKKLFYVSILTSPTTGGVTASFRMLGDIIIAEPNAYIVFAGKRVIEQTLNKAVPEGSQAAEYLFHKGLFDSIVPRNPLKGILSELFQLHAFFPLIQNEKESRS, encoded by the exons atgaatatttgTGAACACTGTGGGTATCATTTGAAAATGAGCAGTTCAGATAGAATCGAACTTTCGATTGATCCGGGTACTTGGAATCCAATGGATGAAGACATGATTTCTGTGGATCCCATTGAATTTCATTCCGAAGAGGAACCTTATAAAGATCGTattgattcttataaaaaaacaacagGATTAACCGAGGCTGTTCAAACAGGTACGGGTCATTTAAATGGTATTCTTGTAACAATTGGGATTATGGATTTTGAGTTTATGGGAGGTAGTATGGGATCCGTAGTAGG GAAAATCACCCAGTTGGTCGAATATGCTACCAACCAACTTTTACCTCTTATTGTAGTATGTGCATCTGGAGGAGCACGTATGCAAGAAGGAAGTTTGAGTTTGATGCAAATGGCTAAAATATCTTCTGCTTTATATGATTATCAACTAAATAAAAAGTTATTCTATGTATCAATCCTTACATCTCCCACTACTGGTGGGGTAACGGCTAGTTTTCGTATGTTGGGAGATATCATTATTGCCGAACCAAATGCTTACATTGTATTTGCGGGTAAAAGAGTAATTGAACAAACGTTGAATAAGGCAGTACCCGAAGGTTCACAAGCGGCAGAATATTTATTCCATAAGGGCTTGTTTGATTCAATCGTACCACGTAATCCTTTAAAAGGGATTCTAAGTGAGTTATTTCAGCTCCACGCTTTCTTTCCTTTGAttcaaaatgaaaaagaaagcagatcctaa